From one Sphaeramia orbicularis chromosome 9, fSphaOr1.1, whole genome shotgun sequence genomic stretch:
- the LOC115425349 gene encoding membrane-associated phosphatidylinositol transfer protein 2 isoform X2, producing MLIKEYRIPMPMSVEEYRIAQLYMIQKKSREESCGEGSGVEILENKPYTDGPGGTGQYTHKVYHIGMHIPSWFRSILPKAALRVEEESWNAYPYTRTRYTCPFVEKFSIDIETYYKPDTGNQADVFNMSGAEKRQRSIDPIDIVTDPIPPHEYKAEEDPRLYKSMKTQRGPLRDDWIEEYNNNPGKSPIMCAYKLCKVEFRYWGMQSKIERFIHDVGLRKVMVRAHRQAWCWQDEWYGLTMEDIRQLELETQLTLARKMAQFSQAEEATEANGGAPSPDKEQEAKEAISSIEAEEVVVSSGGETLQPRGVLTKQWSTSSRSSRSSKRGVSPSRHSISEWRMQSIARDSDDSSDEEFFDAHEDLSDGEEVFPKEIAKWNSNDLMDKIEAADTEETPGELFKEMTVDYERAASEDRLDEMRGSLSGQADSSPIPTIMVTRHQSESTSQQCLQPSKIHVLILVLHGGNILDTGGGDQSSKQADVNTISTAFDTVMRVHYPAALGRIAIRLVPCPAICAEAFSLVSNLSPYSYDEGCLSSSQDHIPLAALPLLATSAPPYQDAVATVIVRANQVYADFIKSLDGAAFSGQVCLIGDCVGGILGFDALCSSNQTVTESQNSSRRGSVISVQDQDLLSPGIIVNSGHGSSSPTLEGSRHLSRSNIDMPRAGTGDDTKRQLQRKRSDSSTYEMDTIKQHQAFLSSLHSSVLRSDAASRRSSSSTMLDGCSLGKFDFEVSDFFLFGSPLGLVLALRKTVIPMLDVAQLRPACQQVYNLFHPADPSASRLEPLLERKFHLLPPFNVPRYQRFPLGDGNSALLVETVQSNAQLLLDSGLPLSLRCQETISETCIPVPVLNWQESSLKATPATMEYVVQSHGGVFMDSSYPSSPVTGPLSRGQRRASEVSIASQVSGMADSYTATNIANTKSFQINQTKKLSLLSQIALTSQNKFFLKSPPKSRKKGGAVLTPGSPDAGLVAEQDCVTETSGTLSPVDQYETCLSAGLDCAISDLVSLDSQAEVEQVAARWWGTKRLDFALYCPDALTAFPTVALPHLFHASYWESTDVVSFLLRQVMRHENSSILELDGKEVSEFTPSKPREKWLRKRTHVKIRNVTANHRVNDAVFTEDNQQVVTGRFMYGPLDMVTLAGEKVDLHIMTQPPSGEWVYFSTEVTNSSGRVSFVIPDDRRLGIGVYPVKMVVRGDHTFADSYLTVIPRGTEFVVFSIDGSFAASVSIMGSDPKVRAGAVDVVRHWQDLGYMIIYVTGRPDMQKQRVVAWLSQHNFPHGIVSFCDGLVHDPLRHKANFLKSLTEAHMKIFAGYGSTKDISVYTSIGLPPSQIYIVGRPSKKMQNQCQFITEGYAAHLSQLEYNHRSRPAKSSSARMVLRKGSFGLGANSDFLRKRNHLLRTISSQPAPSSPTGNIHNRPERTQSQSDSERLERERLERTHSHNQGATQRSMSITASCWGRSSSTKLEPGLFSPK from the exons ATGCTTATCAAGGAGTACCGCATCCCCATGCCCATGAGTGTGGAGGAGTACCGCATCGCCCAGCTCTATATGATCCAG AAAAAGAGCAGAGAAGAGAGCTGTGGTGAAGGTAGTGGGGTGGAGATCCTTGAAAATAAGCCCTACACAGATGGACCTGGTGGGACGGGCCAGTACACCCATAAGGTCTACCACATTGGCATGCACATTCCCAGCTGGTTCCGCTCCATCCTGCCCAAAGCAGCGCTAAGAGTCGAAGAAGAATCCTGGAATGCCTATCCTTATACTCGTACCAG ATACACGTGTCCCTTTGTTGAGAAATTCTCCATTGACATTGAGACATACTACAAACCTGATACAGGAAACCAAGCAGATGTCTTTAACATGTCTGGGGCAGAGAAGAGGCAGAGGAGCATTG ACCCAATCGACATTGTGACAGATCCCATCCCCCCTCACGAGTACAAAGCTGAGGAGGACCCACGGCTCTACAAGTCAATGAAGACCCAGAGGGGTCCTCTGCGGGATGACTGGATAGAGGAATACAACAATAACCCAGGGAAGTCTCCCATCATGTGTGCCTACAAACTGTGTAAAGTGGAATTCCGGTACTGGGGCATGCAGTCTAAGATTGAACGCTTCATCCATGATGTTG GACTGAGGAAGGTGATGGTGCGTGCCCACCGGCAGGCCTGGTGCTGGCAAGATGAGTGGTACGGTCTGACCATGGAGGACATCAGGCAGCTGGAGCTGGAAACCCAGCTGACCCTGGCCCGGAAGATGGCTCAGTTCAGTCAGGCAGAGGAGGCTACCGAAGCTAACGGAGGTGCACCATCGCCAGATAAAGAACAGGAGGCGAAAGAGGCGATCAGCTCCATTGAAGCTGAGGAGGTTGTGGTCAGCTCAGGCGGAGAGACGCTGCAGCCAAGAGGTGTCCTCACCAAGCAGTGGTCCACCTCATCTCGATCCTCCCGCTCATCCAAGAGAGGAG tgAGTCCATCACGTCACAGCATTTCAGAGTGGAGGATGCAGAGCATAGCACGAGACTCAGATGACAGCTCGGATGAGGAGTTCTTCGATGCTCATG AGGATCTCTCAGATGGAGAGGAGGTCTTCCCAAAGGAAATTGCCAAGTGGAACTCCAATGACCTTATGGACAAGATCGAAGCTGCAGACACAGAGGAAACACCTG gtgagCTGTTCAAGGAAATGACAGTGGACTATGAAAGAGCAGCCAGTGAGGACAGACTAGATGAG ATGCGTGGCTCTCTTAGCGGCCAAGCTGATAGCTCTCCCATTCCCACCATCATGGTAACAAGGCACCAGTCA GAGAGCACGTCCCAGCAGTGTCTGCAGCCTTCAAAGATCCATGTGCTGATCTTGGTTCTTCATGGAGGGAACATCCTGGATACAGGCGGGGGGGACCAGAGCAGCAAACAGGCTGACGTCAACACCATTAGTACGGCTTTCGACACAGTCATGCGTGTTCACTACCCTGCTGCGCTGGGACGCATCGCCATCCGCTTGGTGCCCTGCCCTGCCATCTGTGCTGAGGCCTTCTCCCTGGTGTCCAA TTTGAGTCCATACAGCTATGATGAGGGATGTCTCTCCAGCAGTCAGGACCACATCCCCCTGGCTGCTCTGCCTCTTTTGGCCACATCTGCGCCACCGTACCAGGACGCCGTGGCTACGGTCATCGTCAGAGCCAATCAGGTGTATGCAGACTTCATCAAGTCTCTGGATGGAGCAGCCTTCTCTGGCCAG GTGTGCCTCATTGGGGACTGTGTAGGAGGAATCTTAGGGTTCGATGCACTGTGCAGTAGCAATCAGACTGTTACTGAAAGTCAGAACAGCAGTCGCAGAGGTAGCGTCATCAGCGTACAG GACCAGGACCTCCTATCTCCAGGCATCATTGTCAACAGTGGCCACGGATCATCCTCCCCAACGTTGGAGGGCAGCCGCCACCTCAGCCGCAGTAACATTGACATGCCTCGTGCCGGCACAGGTGACGACACCAAGAGACAGCTGCAGCGTAAGAGAAGCGATTCGTCAACTTATGAAATGGACACGATCAAACAGCACCAAGCCTTCTTGTCCAG CTTACACTCCAGTGTCTTGCGAAGTGATGCAGCTTCACGCAGGTCCAGCAGCAGCACTATGCTAGATGGATGCTCCCTGGGGAAGTTTGACTTTGAGGTGTCCGACTTTTTCCTGTTTGGCTCTCCACTGGGCCTTGTACTTGCGCTGAGAAAAACCGTTATTCCAATGCTGGATG TGGCCCAGCTGCGTCCCGCTTGCCAGCAGGTCTACAACCTTTTCCACCCAGCCGACCCCTCTGCATCTCGCCTGGAGCCACTTCTGGAGAGGAAGTTTCATCTCCTCCCTCCCTTCAACGTGCCCCGATACCAACGCTTCCCCCTGGGAGATGGAAACTCAGCTCTGCTGG TGGAGACAGTCCAGAGCAACGCTCAGCTGCTACTTGACAGCGGGCTCCCTCTGTCCCTTCGCTGTCAGGAGACCATCAGTGAGACCTGCATCCCTGTGCCTGTGCTAAACTGGCAGGAGAGCTCCCTCAAAGCCACACCCGCCACTATGGAGT ATGTTGTTCAGTCTCATGGTGGTGTCTTCATGGACAGTTCGTACCCCTCATCCCCTGTAACGGGCCCCCTCTCCCGGGGCCAGCGGAGGGCCAGTGAGGTCAGCATTGCCAGCCAGGTCTCAGGAATGGCAGACAGTTACACTGCCACCAACATAGCCAACA CTAAATCATTCCAAATTAACCAAACCAAAAAGTTGAGCCTTTTGTCTCAAATTGCCTTGACATCACAAAACAAATTCTTCCTGAAAAGTCCCCCTAAGTCCCGTAAGAAAGGTGGGGCTGTCCTGACCCCGGGATCTCCTGATGCAGGTCTTGTGGCAGAGCAGGACTGTGTCACAGAGACCAGTGGCACTCTAAGTCCCGTTGACCAGTATGAGACCTGCTTGTCTGCGGGCCTGGACTGTGCTATATCTGATCTGGTCTCACTGGATTCCCAGGCTGAAGTGGAGCAAG TTGCAGCACGTTGGTGGGGTACAAAGCGGCTGGATTTTGCCCTGTACTGCCCCGATGCTCTGACTGCTTTCCCCACTGTGGCTTTGCCGCACCTCTTCCACGCATCGTACTGGGAGTCCACCGATGTTGTGTCTTTTCTCTTGAGACAG GTCATGAGGCATGAAAACTCCAGCATCCTGGAACTGGATGGGAAAGAAGTGTCTGAATTCACACCATCTAAACCTCGAGAAAAATGGCTCCGCAAGAGGACGCATGTAAAAATCAGG AACGTGACTGCCAACCATCGTGTAAATGACGCAGTGTTCACTGAAGACAACCAGCAGGTTGTAACAGGTCGCTTCATGTACGGTCCTCTGGACATGGTCACTCTAGCCGGAGAAAAG GTTGACCTCCATATTATGACTCAGCCTCCATCAGGAGAGTGGGTGTACTTCAGCACAGAGGTGACCAACAGCAGTGGGCGTGTGTCTTTTGTCATCCCAGATGACAGACGCCTGGGGATTGGAGTCTATCCTGTCAAAATGGTTGTGAG AGGTGACCACACATTTGCAGACAGCTACCTGACGGTTATTCCTCGTGGCACAGAGTTTGTGGTGTTCAGCATTGACGGCTCATTTGCTGCCAGTGTTTCCATCATGGGCAGCGACCCCAAAGTGCGGGCCGGAGCTGTGGACGTCGTCAG GCACTGGCAGGATTTAGGCTACATGATCATCTACGTGACAGGACGTCCAGACATGCAGAAGCAGCGGGTAGTGGCTTGGTTGTCTCAGCACAACTTCCCTCATGGGATTGTGTCCTTCTGTGATGGATTGGTTCACGACCCCCTCAGACACAAAGCCAACTTCCTCAAGTCCCTGACAGAG GCTCACATGAAGATTTTTGCTGGTTACGGATCAACCAAAGACATTTCAGTCTACACATCCATTGGCCTCCCTCCATCCCAAATATATATAGTTGGTAGACCTTCCAAGAAGATGCAGAACCAGTGCCAG TTCATAACAGAGGGATATGCAGCTCATTTGTCCCAGCTGGAGTACAACCACCGCTCTCGACCAGCCAAGTCCAGCAGTGCACGCATGGTGCTGCGTAAAGGCAGCTTCGGCCTGGGTGCAAACAGCGACTTCCTGAGGAAACGAAACCACCTTCTGCGCACCATCTCCTCGCAGCCGGCCCCCAGCTCTCCAACAGGCAACATCCACAACAGACCAGAGCGCACACAGAGCCAGTCTGACAGCGAGCGTCTGGAGCGGGAGCGTCTGGAGCGCACTCACAGCCATAACCAGGGAGCAACCCAGCGCAGTATGAGCATCACTGCGAGCTGCTGGGGCCGCAGCAGCAGCACGAAGCTGGAACCGGGTCTTTTCAGCCCAAAATGA
- the LOC115425349 gene encoding membrane-associated phosphatidylinositol transfer protein 2 isoform X9, with protein MLIKEYRIPMPMSVEEYRIAQLYMIQKKSREESCGEGSGVEILENKPYTDGPGGTGQYTHKVYHIGMHIPSWFRSILPKAALRVEEESWNAYPYTRTRYTCPFVEKFSIDIETYYKPDTGNQADVFNMSGAEKRQRSIDPIDIVTDPIPPHEYKAEEDPRLYKSMKTQRGPLRDDWIEEYNNNPGKSPIMCAYKLCKVEFRYWGMQSKIERFIHDVGLRKVMVRAHRQAWCWQDEWYGLTMEDIRQLELETQLTLARKMAQFSQAEEATEANGGAPSPDKEQEAKEAISSIEAEEVVVSSGGETLQPRGVLTKQWSTSSRSSRSSKRGVSPSRHSISEWRMQSIARDSDDSSDEEFFDAHEDLSDGEEVFPKEIAKWNSNDLMDKIEAADTEETPGELFKEMTVDYERAASEDRLDEMRGSLSGQADSSPIPTIMVTRHQSESTSQQCLQPSKIHVLILVLHGGNILDTGGGDQSSKQADVNTISTAFDTVMRVHYPAALGRIAIRLVPCPAICAEAFSLVSNLSPYSYDEGCLSSSQDHIPLAALPLLATSAPPYQDAVATVIVRANQVYADFIKSLDGAAFSGQVCLIGDCVGGILGFDALCSSNQTVTESQNSSRRGSVISVQDQDLLSPGIIVNSGHGSSSPTLEGSRHLSRSNIDMPRAGTGDDTKRQLQRKRSDSSTYEMDTIKQHQAFLSSLHSSVLRSDAASRRSSSSTMLDGCSLGKFDFEVSDFFLFGSPLGLVLALRKTVIPMLDVAQLRPACQQVYNLFHPADPSASRLEPLLERKFHLLPPFNVPRYQRFPLGDGNSALLVAARWWGTKRLDFALYCPDALTAFPTVALPHLFHASYWESTDVVSFLLRQVMRHENSSILELDGKEVSEFTPSKPREKWLRKRTHVKIRNVTANHRVNDAVFTEDNQQVVTGRFMYGPLDMVTLAGEKVDLHIMTQPPSGEWVYFSTEVTNSSGRVSFVIPDDRRLGIGVYPVKMVVRGDHTFADSYLTVIPRGTEFVVFSIDGSFAASVSIMGSDPKVRAGAVDVVRHWQDLGYMIIYVTGRPDMQKQRVVAWLSQHNFPHGIVSFCDGLVHDPLRHKANFLKSLTEAHMKIFAGYGSTKDISVYTSIGLPPSQIYIVGRPSKKMQNQCQFITEGYAAHLSQLEYNHRSRPAKSSSARMVLRKGSFGLGANSDFLRKRNHLLRTISSQPAPSSPTGNIHNRPERTQSQSDSERLERERLERTHSHNQGATQRSMSITASCWGRSSSTKLEPGLFSPK; from the exons ATGCTTATCAAGGAGTACCGCATCCCCATGCCCATGAGTGTGGAGGAGTACCGCATCGCCCAGCTCTATATGATCCAG AAAAAGAGCAGAGAAGAGAGCTGTGGTGAAGGTAGTGGGGTGGAGATCCTTGAAAATAAGCCCTACACAGATGGACCTGGTGGGACGGGCCAGTACACCCATAAGGTCTACCACATTGGCATGCACATTCCCAGCTGGTTCCGCTCCATCCTGCCCAAAGCAGCGCTAAGAGTCGAAGAAGAATCCTGGAATGCCTATCCTTATACTCGTACCAG ATACACGTGTCCCTTTGTTGAGAAATTCTCCATTGACATTGAGACATACTACAAACCTGATACAGGAAACCAAGCAGATGTCTTTAACATGTCTGGGGCAGAGAAGAGGCAGAGGAGCATTG ACCCAATCGACATTGTGACAGATCCCATCCCCCCTCACGAGTACAAAGCTGAGGAGGACCCACGGCTCTACAAGTCAATGAAGACCCAGAGGGGTCCTCTGCGGGATGACTGGATAGAGGAATACAACAATAACCCAGGGAAGTCTCCCATCATGTGTGCCTACAAACTGTGTAAAGTGGAATTCCGGTACTGGGGCATGCAGTCTAAGATTGAACGCTTCATCCATGATGTTG GACTGAGGAAGGTGATGGTGCGTGCCCACCGGCAGGCCTGGTGCTGGCAAGATGAGTGGTACGGTCTGACCATGGAGGACATCAGGCAGCTGGAGCTGGAAACCCAGCTGACCCTGGCCCGGAAGATGGCTCAGTTCAGTCAGGCAGAGGAGGCTACCGAAGCTAACGGAGGTGCACCATCGCCAGATAAAGAACAGGAGGCGAAAGAGGCGATCAGCTCCATTGAAGCTGAGGAGGTTGTGGTCAGCTCAGGCGGAGAGACGCTGCAGCCAAGAGGTGTCCTCACCAAGCAGTGGTCCACCTCATCTCGATCCTCCCGCTCATCCAAGAGAGGAG tgAGTCCATCACGTCACAGCATTTCAGAGTGGAGGATGCAGAGCATAGCACGAGACTCAGATGACAGCTCGGATGAGGAGTTCTTCGATGCTCATG AGGATCTCTCAGATGGAGAGGAGGTCTTCCCAAAGGAAATTGCCAAGTGGAACTCCAATGACCTTATGGACAAGATCGAAGCTGCAGACACAGAGGAAACACCTG gtgagCTGTTCAAGGAAATGACAGTGGACTATGAAAGAGCAGCCAGTGAGGACAGACTAGATGAG ATGCGTGGCTCTCTTAGCGGCCAAGCTGATAGCTCTCCCATTCCCACCATCATGGTAACAAGGCACCAGTCA GAGAGCACGTCCCAGCAGTGTCTGCAGCCTTCAAAGATCCATGTGCTGATCTTGGTTCTTCATGGAGGGAACATCCTGGATACAGGCGGGGGGGACCAGAGCAGCAAACAGGCTGACGTCAACACCATTAGTACGGCTTTCGACACAGTCATGCGTGTTCACTACCCTGCTGCGCTGGGACGCATCGCCATCCGCTTGGTGCCCTGCCCTGCCATCTGTGCTGAGGCCTTCTCCCTGGTGTCCAA TTTGAGTCCATACAGCTATGATGAGGGATGTCTCTCCAGCAGTCAGGACCACATCCCCCTGGCTGCTCTGCCTCTTTTGGCCACATCTGCGCCACCGTACCAGGACGCCGTGGCTACGGTCATCGTCAGAGCCAATCAGGTGTATGCAGACTTCATCAAGTCTCTGGATGGAGCAGCCTTCTCTGGCCAG GTGTGCCTCATTGGGGACTGTGTAGGAGGAATCTTAGGGTTCGATGCACTGTGCAGTAGCAATCAGACTGTTACTGAAAGTCAGAACAGCAGTCGCAGAGGTAGCGTCATCAGCGTACAG GACCAGGACCTCCTATCTCCAGGCATCATTGTCAACAGTGGCCACGGATCATCCTCCCCAACGTTGGAGGGCAGCCGCCACCTCAGCCGCAGTAACATTGACATGCCTCGTGCCGGCACAGGTGACGACACCAAGAGACAGCTGCAGCGTAAGAGAAGCGATTCGTCAACTTATGAAATGGACACGATCAAACAGCACCAAGCCTTCTTGTCCAG CTTACACTCCAGTGTCTTGCGAAGTGATGCAGCTTCACGCAGGTCCAGCAGCAGCACTATGCTAGATGGATGCTCCCTGGGGAAGTTTGACTTTGAGGTGTCCGACTTTTTCCTGTTTGGCTCTCCACTGGGCCTTGTACTTGCGCTGAGAAAAACCGTTATTCCAATGCTGGATG TGGCCCAGCTGCGTCCCGCTTGCCAGCAGGTCTACAACCTTTTCCACCCAGCCGACCCCTCTGCATCTCGCCTGGAGCCACTTCTGGAGAGGAAGTTTCATCTCCTCCCTCCCTTCAACGTGCCCCGATACCAACGCTTCCCCCTGGGAGATGGAAACTCAGCTCTGCTGG TTGCAGCACGTTGGTGGGGTACAAAGCGGCTGGATTTTGCCCTGTACTGCCCCGATGCTCTGACTGCTTTCCCCACTGTGGCTTTGCCGCACCTCTTCCACGCATCGTACTGGGAGTCCACCGATGTTGTGTCTTTTCTCTTGAGACAG GTCATGAGGCATGAAAACTCCAGCATCCTGGAACTGGATGGGAAAGAAGTGTCTGAATTCACACCATCTAAACCTCGAGAAAAATGGCTCCGCAAGAGGACGCATGTAAAAATCAGG AACGTGACTGCCAACCATCGTGTAAATGACGCAGTGTTCACTGAAGACAACCAGCAGGTTGTAACAGGTCGCTTCATGTACGGTCCTCTGGACATGGTCACTCTAGCCGGAGAAAAG GTTGACCTCCATATTATGACTCAGCCTCCATCAGGAGAGTGGGTGTACTTCAGCACAGAGGTGACCAACAGCAGTGGGCGTGTGTCTTTTGTCATCCCAGATGACAGACGCCTGGGGATTGGAGTCTATCCTGTCAAAATGGTTGTGAG AGGTGACCACACATTTGCAGACAGCTACCTGACGGTTATTCCTCGTGGCACAGAGTTTGTGGTGTTCAGCATTGACGGCTCATTTGCTGCCAGTGTTTCCATCATGGGCAGCGACCCCAAAGTGCGGGCCGGAGCTGTGGACGTCGTCAG GCACTGGCAGGATTTAGGCTACATGATCATCTACGTGACAGGACGTCCAGACATGCAGAAGCAGCGGGTAGTGGCTTGGTTGTCTCAGCACAACTTCCCTCATGGGATTGTGTCCTTCTGTGATGGATTGGTTCACGACCCCCTCAGACACAAAGCCAACTTCCTCAAGTCCCTGACAGAG GCTCACATGAAGATTTTTGCTGGTTACGGATCAACCAAAGACATTTCAGTCTACACATCCATTGGCCTCCCTCCATCCCAAATATATATAGTTGGTAGACCTTCCAAGAAGATGCAGAACCAGTGCCAG TTCATAACAGAGGGATATGCAGCTCATTTGTCCCAGCTGGAGTACAACCACCGCTCTCGACCAGCCAAGTCCAGCAGTGCACGCATGGTGCTGCGTAAAGGCAGCTTCGGCCTGGGTGCAAACAGCGACTTCCTGAGGAAACGAAACCACCTTCTGCGCACCATCTCCTCGCAGCCGGCCCCCAGCTCTCCAACAGGCAACATCCACAACAGACCAGAGCGCACACAGAGCCAGTCTGACAGCGAGCGTCTGGAGCGGGAGCGTCTGGAGCGCACTCACAGCCATAACCAGGGAGCAACCCAGCGCAGTATGAGCATCACTGCGAGCTGCTGGGGCCGCAGCAGCAGCACGAAGCTGGAACCGGGTCTTTTCAGCCCAAAATGA